The Cryptomeria japonica chromosome 2, Sugi_1.0, whole genome shotgun sequence region ATtttaagtgtttaacacttttaagtctagaaatcaAAGATCAATATGTGTGATTTGAGCCGTGATTTCATGTATTCTTCAAACTTTTTGTGAATAGTGTAGTTATATTTTTTAAGTAATAGAAAATTATCAtacaaataaagtaaataaattaaataaaaatctaaGGGAGGGATAGAAGATatttattttgaaattaaattaaGCGATTGTAAAGAGGGGAGAATCTGGATTGACGaagcttttgatgttgaatcctctccaatcttctagctagcCTTCTTAGAATCTTCCTTGTATCTTGGTGAGAATTCTTTAAGAACAACTTAACAATTCGACAATGGAGTAAGGCTACAAAAACCTTCTACTATTAACAAACAATTTTAAAAATTCGAGAAACTACTTTTTCACACCAAAACAAATGACCCCCTTTCTCAAAGTTTATCAAACATTATATAGAAAAGGTGCACCACTCCCACTAtctaatgaattaaatcaaattagagattcttttcccaaattgtcctcatgcaaaattgattgatgacatagtggaagagttacatgcaagaatatgggattcaaaattacttctagaagtttctcatttcctcctatgacatgtgctcaattggaattttgaataaatatttaatttgcCAATCGAATTTATGATTTTAAAGTGTGTGTGTGTCTGTCCACCATTTAAtttcttttattaaaaatatagtttcaaccttaataaataaaacacttctaattaacaaaaatcacaaattgatatgaaatataataataacaataatagtaAAATGTTTTTATCAAGATAGAGTAAGAGGGCTATGATAGTTTTCAAATGACAAAGGACAGATGAAAAGTCAGCAAGAACATTTTGAAGAAGGGTCGAGATATAATTCATATATGTAGTGTTTAAAAACTAATTATGAtgctttatttaaaaataatctatATGCATCTTGTCCAAAAACTTATCAAATTCACTACTCAATTTCTACTAAAATGATGTAtacatttaatttaatattttttattaatatttgattaaaaaatcatattttaaaattttaaaatattgtttCTCCTAAATCCATATGAAAATATGAAAACTGACATGCAAGGAGGAACAATTAATCCAAAAATCCTATCTTATGATGATATGTTATCATGTTAACCAATATATTCAAAGTTAGTTTAGATATATAATCCTATCTTATTATAGCATGTTATCATGTTAATCAATATATTCAAAGTTATTGTAAATATATAATAGATATTTCAGTCTGTATAATTAGTGTagcttatttttttaatattaatatgttgGTTTTCCTTAACATCATGAGGGGATTTTGAATTTTAACATTTTTTAtagttttataaatatttaattttaatatcattTGGAGAGTTATTTTATATAGAACTTCTAACTAATTTATTTACTTTGAAgtgttaatattattttttaatattactcACATTCATTGGGAAGTTTACATAGATTCATGCATGCAAGAAGCAAACTGGCTTGCTATGGGGTATATAGCATCTTCGGTGGAATATTTAGAGAATGAAGAAGTAAGATCTAGGTCTTGATTTGTGACCTTAAGACCTATGCTATCATTAGATGTGCCCATTTTTAATGATATTATAAAAGAAATTGACTATCCATCAAAGTTCAATGATCGTTTTTGCTTAACCTTTAGATTAAGGGGTAACACAAAGACTTTCAAGGTATGCTATAAATTTAGACAATTCAATTTTCCAATATCATGTTTTCTCATGCATATCATCATTTAATTTAGTTTCATTGTAATTAATTCAACATTTTCGAAAATTCTAATGCTATTTTAGAAGGCTGAAGTAGATCATGAAAAAGTTGAATCATGCAAAACATGTTACTTGAAATACAATACTGTATCTATAGAGGAAGATGCATTGGAGTGTATCAAATATTTCATTGATGAAAAAACCCAAAGAATTAAATTGGGAATATTTAAAACTTGATAATGTTTCAATAATTAGCAAAGAACATGCATATGCTTTATCAAAAGGTATCCAACTTCTCTACAAAGAAAGAGATGGATTTGGTGTCTCACAAAGAATCTTATCACTAAAATCATGATTGAACTAATGCCTAAAATTATAATGGGACCACTCGTCTATCATGAATCTAATCATTTATAGGGACTCAAAAAGCATTTTCCTATCATGAATCTAATCATTTATAGGGACTCAAAAAGCATTTTCCTACAGATAAGACTGAAAAAGCATTTtagtacatatatatgtaaatatacacGGAACTTTAAACAAATAGATATAAGAAAGATTCTACAATTATTTTGTTGAACTGTTCTTGATTGAAAGTTGTGAAAGGTGGCAGCTGCTAGATGGGCCTGTGTTGCTTTTTAGAGTAAAGCATCAAATTGGAGGCAAGTAGAACTTTATTAGAGATATAAAGAAATGAGAATTTATGAGGAAAAGAGGAGTAGGTGCTATGGGACCACTAAACCCTCATAGGCCCTCAGAAAGCATTTTGAGCCGGACGAGACAGGGTCTAATTTTTGCTAGGACGGATCATTTCGTATTTTCTGTCTTCCAAGTTCGATATTTCTACGACTCattttcttcctatccactctaCTGAATTTTCTCTACGCTTGTCAGTCAATCAATGAGGAAACGATTGAATATACAAGAAAAGCATCTATTTGATATTCAACAAAAATATTAATAATGGTTTACTGCGATACGCAACTTCATATGAGCCGTTAAAAATTTGATGGAAGTGCTATAAATTGGAGTTTTGACGAGCTTCACCACAACACACAGAAACATCCCCCTCGCCAAAATGTCTATGCCTTGCAATACGCTACCACTTCACAAGTTTTCTTCCATTCACCATAACCCCACTCTCACCAAACTATACCCATCACGCCACAGATCACTTGCTCAACTTccaatcaatatcaatatcaatatcaatatggCTCTTATTACCACTGATGAACAGGGCATCACACGCCGCATTGGAAATCATCACCCCAATTTATGGGACGATGATTTCTTACAATCTCTTCCTAGATCTTATGACGTAAATTACTTTCTTCTGCTCAAGTTTCTTAAGAATTATTGGCCTCATCTGTTTGGTCTTGATATTGTTTTATCTTACTGTTTTTATGATGATCTGGTGCAGGCTCCCTGTTATGGTGAACGTGCTGAGAAGCTGATTAAGGAGATCAAGGGAATGTTCAATGCCCTTCCTCTGCACTCTTCATCTGCAGATGATCTCTATAAACGTCTTTCAATGGTGGACGATGTAGAACGTCTTGGAATTTACCGCCATTTCCAAACTGAAATAAAAGCAGCTCTTGACTATGTTTACAGGTTTGCTTGTTTCTTCAAGTTAATAGTTACAAGTACATTGTAGAGTatatttgtaatgatctgtaagAATTGTTTGAATAGCAGGTATTGGGATGATATGAATGGCATTGGGTGTGGTAGAGAGAGTCCTTGCACGGATCTGAACACCACAGCCTTGGGTTTCCGAATTCTTCGCCTGCACAGATATGGCGTCTCTTCAGGTGATTTCTGTCTCAAAACCTTAATCTATAAAACATCAAATCAAGCCAATAGACAAGGGTTAAagtgtgtatatttatatatatgtgggGTTATATTAACTATGTATGAACTTTCTTCTAACTTGATATTGTATCAGGTGTGTTGCAGCAGTTCAAAAGTAAAGATGGACAGTTTTTGTATTCAAATAATCAATCAAATGAAAAGGATCTAAGAAGTATTCTAAATTTTTTTCGAGCTTCACTTATTGCATTTTCTAAGGAGCAAGTTTTGGATCATGCAAAATCTTTTTCTACTACATATTTAAAACAGGCTCTACCAAATATCAATAATACTAATCTTTCAAAAGAGGTATCCATATCCATTATTAATATTTTCATATTAAGCCTATGGATCCATTTATCAAATGCGATTCTAATTTATGTGATGTATCAGATAAAATTCAATCTAGAGTATGGTTGGCACACCAATGTGCCTAGGTTGGAAGCAAGGACATATATTGACATATATGGAGATGTCAAGACTAGCAATAGGTAATTTCAACACAATTTAACATATCCATCTCCTCATGATTGTAAACAtcgaagaatttaaaaaaaaaaaattacattaatcTTTTTAATTTAACATAACATGAATTTGGATGTTTTAATTTGCTCGAACATCTATAAAATATTTTGACATTGTAAGTTTGAAATTTTTGTAGTATTTTCAACTCAAAACTTTTAGAACTAGCAAAGTTGGACTTTAATATGATTCAGTCAATTCAACAACGAGAGCTTCAAATTCTCTCAAGGTAAAAACTTTTTGTAATGTAAGATATTCTCTTAGTTTGAAGCTTAAAATATTTATGGTTTAGATTTATAAAAAAATAGTCAGAGATTCATGTTGATTTAGTAATGTGTGTTCACTTTAGATGGTGGACGGAGTCTGGTCTAGGTAAACTAGAGTTCGCTCGTCATCGTCATGTGGAATTTTACTTTTGGGCAGCCGGAGGGTGTATTGAGCCGAAATATTCTACATTTAGAATTGGGTTTGCAAAGATGGCTACATTTGTCACTTGTTTGGATGATATTTATGACACTTATGGAACTCTGGATGAGCTCAAAGTCTTCACGGAAGCCATAAAGAGGTATTTGTTTATTGATATTCATAAATTGGGGTGGGATAAAGGAAGATATTAAATCATGTCCATGCTAGTTATTTATGTAGGGATCATGATGTTTATGTAAATAACTAACACATTGAAGATATTATATAATTACTTATAGTGGGTAGATATAAATAGGTTTTCTTTtccatgatttttatttattttacaaaaCAATTTTTTCTTAATATGAATATATACTAAACAttctaatatattaatatattgataGTAGAAGACTAGATAGATTTTGTGTTAATAGATTATCTTTTGTTTTTAAAAGGTGGGATTTTGCATCCTTAGAAGGACTTCCAGAATTTATGAAATTGACATTCAAGGTGTTTGATGAGGGATTGAGGGACATGGCTCGAGAGGCTGAAAAAACTCAAGGCAGAGACACACTTGACTATGCGCATAAAGCTGtatgattttattataatttttaattctGCATACATAGTATTCTATTAGTATAGAGTGCATATATAAGCAATTGCATTCAACTAAGATCTTAATTTCACTAATTTTTGTAAGATCTTAAATGCAACTTTAGTGCTATTTAGATCTCATTTATATTTCAATAAAAAGTATAAACCATCATAAAAAAGTGAGGTAACTTAAAATATGTAATTTTTAATTTGAAAAGGAAATAAGTTACAACATAGCCTATATTTCTTATTGCAATTTCCACCTCAAAAATGCTTGAGCTTCTCTCAGATACCAAAtgttacaaaatcctatcttgcaaCCCATGTTCCAAAATCTTAAAAAAGGTTAAGTCGGTCATTTCTTCCTCCTCTTTCAATGATGATACCAACAAGCGTCTTATGCCACCAAATAAATCACCCCCCATATTTATGGTATCCCCAAGATCCATAAAGTTAGCATTCCTCTCAGGCCCATAGTCGACACCATAGTCTCCCCAACTTATAATTTGGCCTCCTTCTTGGCCAACCTAGTTTCCCTTCTTGTGAGTTTTGATGTTTTCTCTCTCTTCACCAAGGTTCCTATTCTCGATTCTATAGAGATAGTCAAACACAAATCTAGTGAAGAAGTGTCCACCTTGGTTGATTTATGCTTAAGATCTATTTTTTTTCATTCCAAGACATCATCTATGAACAAGTTTATGGTGTAGCCATCGGCTTCCCCCTTTCTCTTATCATTACGAACTTATACATGGTGAAGTTTGAAGATAATTCCCTTCACTCTTTCCCACTCAAACCAAGGTGGTGGAAGTGATATGTGGATGATACCAACATTTGTTGGCCCCATGGTCTAAATAAATTACAAGAATTCCATACCCACCTCAATAACATAGCTCGTTGTATATCCTTCACTAAGGATCTTGAATCGGATAACCAAATTCATTTTTTGAACATCTTGCTCAAAAAATATGATGGCTCCCTTGGGCATTGGATGTTTTAAAAGTCTACACATATAGACCTTTACCTCCATTCCACTTCCCACCACCACCTGAATCAAAAAATTGGGATTCTTAAAACTCTATCCATGAGAGCCTATTGGGTTTGCAATGAAGAAAACTTAGACCATGAGCTTGACCACCTTCACAAAGTCTTTAGAATGAAAGGATACTCTAGCAAACAAATCTTGAGGGCCCTCAACCAAACCAAATGccatttgtattttaaatccaaaccCACCCAGTATCTGAACCCTCCCATTGCCACCTTACCCAATATTGATGCATCTCCTAAACAATCTCTAAGATCCTTCTCAAAAAGGGCATTCGATGTGCCATCAAACCCTGTCCCTTAAAGACTCAAGAGGCATCCTCTTGCCTCTGGTGTTTATAAGGTTGTTTTCTCTTGTGGTGTGCCTTATATAGGTGAAATGGGTTAGACTTTCTCCACAAGAATTAAAGAGAATAGTGCTAACATCAAGCACATTTGTATCCTTAAATCTGTCTTTGCTAACCACTCCTTCTGTACCAAGCACCACATTTGTTTAGAAAACTATCAAGTTTTGTTCAAAGAGGATAACTCCTTTAAATTCAAACTCAAGGAAGCCATTGAAATTAGCAACCACTCTTGTAAAATTAATCATGATGAAGGGTGGAGTTTGAGTCATTCTTGGCAACCCTTGTCATCCTTCCTTATAAATCAACCTCTTTGTTCTTGACCTGTCTTTGTCAATTTTGATCCTTTCCCCTTTCTTTGTCATTCTTGGTTACCTCTCCCACCCTCATTTTCCTTACTCTCGAGTTGATAATATCCTTGTCCCttgtctcttcctcttcctcttaccctttccttttccttaacATTCCTATTCCACAAGCCTTAGTTAGCTCTCTCTCTCCCCTGGTGTCCCCTTGGGtctctcttccttttccttcctagcttttatttcaatcaattgttgttttctttttcttttagtgcCTTTTTTTGCTTGTACACACACATAGTATTGGCCTCAATATTTTTTGGGTCTCTTTCCCTTAAATTctaatatttattttttgtattttgtcaTCCTTTCTCTTTATCGTTTTTCTTGTTTATAGTATTCATATAAATTCTAACCAAGTTACTattgtattaattaaatatcatatcaataatttgtattatttatttattcattttcttttagttttttctctagtttttattAATTTGTCCTTCACTCGATCTTTGTCTTATACTaaaaaaatttattctatttttatcttaTTTAATAAATGATCATTTATTAACAAATTTGTATATTACAACCATTATTATATGAATCCATTGTACTTTATAATCGTTTATGTATAAGTTTAGTTTAATATATTCTTTTATATTGTTATGGTTTGATATTATTTATACATATTCATTTGCTTATAGTTTTACTTTGTTCTcattaatttattgcattttcTCTTAGACTGATTTGTTAAACATTATCATCTTGTCATGTTTGATATCACATTTTTAATTTATAAACTTTCTTCCATATACTACTTTCAGTACTTTTAGCATGTCTCTTGcttcatttttttatctttttaatagaTTAGATTTTCTATCTAATTAACTATTTTCTAGTTGGTAAATTGTAATAATTAgtggttttctttattttcctcttttttatcccttttcattttatttttactcCATTAGGCCTgggataatttattattattaagttCTTGGTTATTTGTTTAATTTATCTTTTAGTCTCTttcttgtgcctctctttccttttctcttggTCTATGCCTTTTAATATTTGTTTCTTGTTATTATTTTAGTATTTTGATGTACCAacttattttttcttccaatcacTTCTTTCCATGTGTAACCTTTCTCCTTCCCTCTCCCTATTCCACATCTTTTTAGTCACCCTTAGTCTACAACAATCCATATTTCTACTCCTTGAGATCTCTATCACCCCAATGATGAATCagagagtgtgattcaaaatgttgatgcaaaaattagAAACACATTCAAATCCAAAAATTGCAACAAGAAACATAATGAATTATGGAAAACTGATATCTTCAATAGCCTATTTATTAAAAACATACTTTTCTCAGTTCCATTTATCTATTGACCTATGTAGACACCTAGAatatcctagcctaattaaataaatattttatttctcttatttattttatcctaagccttctattgatgaaatagatttttatttatttaattaattcactgtCCTTTTCTAgcatttccttatttaaataaatgtttttatttattcaaataatcctttccctaaattaaataaatattttatttatttaattggtcccacttcttctattaattaaatagatcttcatttatttaattaattaattagcttttttccctctatgacacttgtcatttatctcttgattTTTTGTAACTACCacttcatatttttttatttcccctacctaccctttaatcctaaccTACCATTTATcccttcacctcttaatcctatccctccatttcaatgtgttctctatataagaggatcctttcgGCCTTGTTTAATCTAAACACACATGCAATCAATCTTCAAGCGATCAAGTATCTACACAAcaacattttgttctttgttgagctcttgtgcacaatacaaaatctgagagcaatcatataagaaaagatcaatggatataggaaacaatggagatcagaCCCTATGAagaatgtgaatggtataatcttcctattttgttgtgatttgcatgttttaggttcttcattggtgcaTGGTGGATTCtaaattgtagaactagggttttatgtggttggatctttgttggttttacaatagttaatCACTCCATTTTTACTGTATACAACCTATATCTTCTTTGTATGAAAATAGCATAATTTTATTATCCTTTCTCTACTTGTTAATCATTATTGATAATAAAAATGTATAATAACGGAGAAAtttcttatttgtttatttatgttagATTGGTAATACTTTATTGTAAATGATGTCATATATTGAGTAGGAGGGGATTTTTCCTATTATCATTATTTACCTATAACTTTTATTATATTATACTCTAATTTTATTTTGTAAACTCTCAACCTTGTATTTTTATGTAGAAAACTAGTGGTCTTCTTTTTGTATTACATATTAATCACAGTAATGTAGTTGTATACCATAGATGGcttacaatgaaataaaattagTAGGTATGCATGGCCTATCAAAATATAGTTGATTAAAAAATAGAACTAAAGGAAACTAGACAAAGTAAGGAATACACCATCTATTTTATCACTAAGCACATGTTGATGCACTAGGACTATGGACTAGTGAAGAATCCAATGTGATGATACTTTGAAATGAATATTAGAGAACTCCAATCCATCACGAGGGTCTTGAACTACAAGCGACAACAATATTTCCCAGGTACGTGAATTAAGCACAAATACTCCTTGACATTACTTAACATATTATTAGAATAATTTCTCAAGAGGAAGTAATCTATCCTATCAACTTAAAAGGAGGTGATGAGAATTAACTTCAGTTGTGTGAGTGGTTCCATTAGTCATAACATGATGGTAGAATTCAAAGAATGATCCTTATTAACAACATCTTTTAAGCACATAAGAATCCTACTTCCATTTTCTTCATTTGAGACTATGtataaaaatacaaaataattatgcaaaaaaaataaaaaatcaatatagaGCATTTCATTAATAAAGGTGAAATTTCTAGCTTtctgaagtttaaaaaaaaatagaaaatgtgtTTCTAAATTAAAAATTGTAACAATCTTACTTGTCCATGGTGTTGTATCTTCAAATAGAACAAACCTCTATGAAAATACTCCTAGATTAAATGAAGAAAATAGATAGTGAAGCCACTTCCAAGCGCTCTTGACAAATGTAGGAAAATCCAAAGGAGGTGTTTGAATTACTCCATTATTTGAGAAGCTACGCAACTATGATGACCCAAATGAATGTCTATAGTTTTTTCATAAAAAAAGTTATGTTGATAGAATACAAACCAAATAATATGAGAAATATTAGGATAACAATCATTAACAAACTCCTTATTCTACAAACTCAAGTGAACAAGAGATATTTATTTTGCATCACTTGTCAAACTACAAACAATGGAGGAAAAAGGATTAAGAGCTTTCTAAATAAAATTTAAGATCTAATTCCTTGACAGAGTTCTAAAATTCCACTGATAATAAAACTACcacatattaaattaatttttttttttttttaaaaaaataattgctATTGATAGTTTAGTCCAAAAGATAACAAAATTTACTATTTAATTTTTTACTAAATAGATGTGCACATGTATTTTAAGCGTTTTAATTAGTATTTGATTCAAAAATATGTttataaattttaagttattgTTTCTCGTACATCAATAGGCAAGGTGGAATAACTAAACCACATATTCTATCTTGTTATGGTCTATAAGATATACTTAATATAATGTGGCAATAAAAATGAAATGTTGACATATTACTTGGCATATTCAAAGTTCTTTTTActctatatattataatttttagtTTTTGTATTGTACTAAATGTAGCTAATATCATTATCCTCATTGATATTAATATGTTGGTTTTTCTTAACATCAAGAAAggatttaaagtttaattttttcaaaaaaattatgaacatTTGATTTAATATTCATTTTGAGTCTTATTTTATATTGGTTTTTCAATTACTAGTTTAATT contains the following coding sequences:
- the LOC131073236 gene encoding alpha pinene synthase, chloroplastic isoform X1 — translated: MSMPCNTLPLHKFSSIHHNPTLTKLYPSRHRSLAQLPININININMALITTDEQGITRRIGNHHPNLWDDDFLQSLPRSYDAPCYGERAEKLIKEIKGMFNALPLHSSSADDLYKRLSMVDDVERLGIYRHFQTEIKAALDYVYSRYWDDMNGIGCGRESPCTDLNTTALGFRILRLHRYGVSSGVLQQFKSKDGQFLYSNNQSNEKDLRSILNFFRASLIAFSKEQVLDHAKSFSTTYLKQALPNINNTNLSKEIKFNLEYGWHTNVPRLEARTYIDIYGDVKTSNSIFNSKLLELAKLDFNMIQSIQQRELQILSRWWTESGLGKLEFARHRHVEFYFWAAGGCIEPKYSTFRIGFAKMATFVTCLDDIYDTYGTLDELKVFTEAIKRWDFASLEGLPEFMKLTFKVFDEGLRDMAREAEKTQGRDTLDYAHKAWEVYIDAYFQEAKWLAMGYMPSLKEYLENGKVSSGARVVTLQPILSLDVPLSSDVIKEIDYPSRFDELLCLTLRLRGDTKTFKAEADRGEVVSCITCYMKDHPGSIEEDALEYLNSLIDENLKELNWEYLKPDSVPIISKDHAYVLSKGLQLLYKERDGFSDSGIDTKNLITKTMIEPVPM
- the LOC131073236 gene encoding alpha pinene synthase, chloroplastic isoform X2, with product MSMPCNTLPLHKFSSIHHNPTLTKLYPSRHRSLAQLPININININMALITTDEQGITRRIGNHHPNLWDDDFLQSLPRSYDAPCYGERAEKLIKEIKGMFNALPLHSSSADDLYKRLSMVDDVERLGIYRHFQTEIKAALDYVYRYWDDMNGIGCGRESPCTDLNTTALGFRILRLHRYGVSSGVLQQFKSKDGQFLYSNNQSNEKDLRSILNFFRASLIAFSKEQVLDHAKSFSTTYLKQALPNINNTNLSKEIKFNLEYGWHTNVPRLEARTYIDIYGDVKTSNSIFNSKLLELAKLDFNMIQSIQQRELQILSRWWTESGLGKLEFARHRHVEFYFWAAGGCIEPKYSTFRIGFAKMATFVTCLDDIYDTYGTLDELKVFTEAIKRWDFASLEGLPEFMKLTFKVFDEGLRDMAREAEKTQGRDTLDYAHKAWEVYIDAYFQEAKWLAMGYMPSLKEYLENGKVSSGARVVTLQPILSLDVPLSSDVIKEIDYPSRFDELLCLTLRLRGDTKTFKAEADRGEVVSCITCYMKDHPGSIEEDALEYLNSLIDENLKELNWEYLKPDSVPIISKDHAYVLSKGLQLLYKERDGFSDSGIDTKNLITKTMIEPVPM
- the LOC131073236 gene encoding alpha pinene synthase, chloroplastic isoform X3, with the protein product MASLQAPCYGERAEKLIKEIKGMFNALPLHSSSADDLYKRLSMVDDVERLGIYRHFQTEIKAALDYVYSRYWDDMNGIGCGRESPCTDLNTTALGFRILRLHRYGVSSGVLQQFKSKDGQFLYSNNQSNEKDLRSILNFFRASLIAFSKEQVLDHAKSFSTTYLKQALPNINNTNLSKEIKFNLEYGWHTNVPRLEARTYIDIYGDVKTSNSIFNSKLLELAKLDFNMIQSIQQRELQILSRWWTESGLGKLEFARHRHVEFYFWAAGGCIEPKYSTFRIGFAKMATFVTCLDDIYDTYGTLDELKVFTEAIKRWDFASLEGLPEFMKLTFKVFDEGLRDMAREAEKTQGRDTLDYAHKAWEVYIDAYFQEAKWLAMGYMPSLKEYLENGKVSSGARVVTLQPILSLDVPLSSDVIKEIDYPSRFDELLCLTLRLRGDTKTFKAEADRGEVVSCITCYMKDHPGSIEEDALEYLNSLIDENLKELNWEYLKPDSVPIISKDHAYVLSKGLQLLYKERDGFSDSGIDTKNLITKTMIEPVPM